One Brassica napus cultivar Da-Ae chromosome A1, Da-Ae, whole genome shotgun sequence genomic region harbors:
- the LOC106375727 gene encoding glycosyl hydrolase 5 family protein-like, which yields MARSICLCIFLLFITWIPILSTSFPLSTKTRWIVDEKGQRVKLACVNWPAHLQPAVAEGLSKQPLDSISKKIVSMGFNCVRLTWPLDLMTNDTLARKITVKQSFESLNLFDDALGIQIHNPKILNLPIFNAFQEVVSNLGQNGLMVILDNHLTYPGWCCSDNDLDAFFGYPNFDPVIWAKGLGKMATLFRNVTNVIGMSLRNEPRGTRDYPDLWFRFMPKGAEAVHAANPEVLVILSGIDFDTNLSFLRDRFFNVSFTDKLVFEQHWYSFSHEGGAWVKHNSNDICAKIIGEVNHNGGFLLDRGFPLILSEFGTDERGVDVSGNRYMNCLVAWAAEKDLDWAVWALTGDYYLRTGTKHMVETYGVLDATWKNVRNSTYLQKLSGIQHPFRGPGLQEKKLILHPHTGLCVTNNHSGNVPTLRLELCTKSEPSTFNPKEGILWINKMCVETPDVAGQKVKLGVGTKCSKLGQISATKMHLSFKTSNGLLLCLDVDERDNSIVANPCKCLTKDASCDPASQWFKVL from the exons ATGGCAAGATCTATATGTTtgtgtatcttcttattatTCATTACTTGGATTCCAATTCTATCCACAAGCTTTCCGCTCTCCACAAAAACTCGATGGATCGTGGACGAGAAAGGCCAAAGGGTAAAGCTAGCCTGTGTGAACTGGCCAGCTCATCTCCAGCCCGCTGTGGCTGAAGGGCTAAGCAAACAACCATTAGACTCCATCTCCAAGAAAATTGTTTCAATGGGATTTAACTGTGTTAGACTCACTTGGCCTCTTGATTTGATGACTAATGACACATTGGCTCGTAAAATCACGGTCAAGCAGTCTTTTGAAAGCTTGAACTTGTTTGATGATGCTCTTGGGATTCAAATTCACAATCCCAAAATCCTTAATCTTCCCATATTCAATGCATTCCAG GAAGTGGTATCGAACCTTGGACAAAACGGATTGATGGTGATACTAGACAACCACTTGACATATCCAGGCTGGTGTTGCAGCGACAACGACCTCGACGCTTTCTTCGGCTACCCTAACTTTGATCCCGTCATTTGGGCCAAGGGCTTGGGCAAAATGGCTACTCTTTTCCGCAATGTCACTAATGTCATTGGCATGAGCCTTAGGAACGAGCCACGTGGTACTAGAGATTACCCTGACCTATGGTTTAG GTTCATGCCAAAAGGAGCAGAAGCAGTGCACGCCGCAAACCCTGAAGTACTAGTTATCCTCTCCGGCATAGACTTCGACACAAACCTCTCTTTCCTCCGTGACCGCTTCTTCAACGTCAGCTTCACCGATAAACTCGTCTTCGAGCAGCATTGGTACAGCTTCTCCCACGAGGGAGGCGCGTGGGTAAAACACAACTCCAACGATATTTGCGCCAAAATCATCGGGGAAGTCAATCATAATGGAGGATTCTTGCTCGACAGAGGCTTTCCTTTGATTTTGAGTGAGTTTGGGACCGACGAGAGAGGCGTTGACGTCAGCGGAAACCGGTATATGAATTGTTTGGTGGCTTGGGCCGCTGAGAAGGATTTGGATTGGGCGGTTTGGGCATTAACCGGAGATTATTATTTGAGAACCGGTACAAAACATATGGTTGAGACTTATGGTGTTTTGGATGCTACTTGGAAAAACGTCAGAAACTCTACTTACTTGCAGAAACTCTCCGGAATTCAACATCCATTTAGAG GACCCGGTTTACAAGAGAAAAAACTTATTTTGCACCCACATACTGGCCTATGTGTCACCAATAACCACTCAGGCAATGTACCCACACTTCGACTTGAACTATGCACTAAATCCGAGCCATCGACCTTTAATCCCAAGGAAGGCATTCTCTGGATCAATAAAATGTGCGTTGAAACTCCAGATGTTGCTGGACAAAAGGTGAAGCTTGGAGTTGGCACTAAGTGCTCTAAGTTGGGACAAATCTCAGCTACTAAGATGCATTTGTCGTTTAAGACAAGTAATGGCTTGTTACTATGTCTTGATGTGGATGAACGTGACAACAGCATTGTCGCTAACCCTTGCAAGTGTTTGACTAAGGATGCTTCGTGTGATCCAGCGAGCCAGTGGTTCAAAGTTCTTtaa
- the LOC106445289 gene encoding COP9 signalosome complex subunit 6b-like, producing the protein MAPSSSSGLTFKLHPLVMLNISDHFTRVKTQLNPPASSCATGNNNPSTGDATLPQDFRVYGCVIGAQKGRTVEIFNSFELLLDPTTDTLDRSFLEKKQELYQKVFPNFYILGWYSTGSEANESDMSIHKALMDINESPVYVLLNPAINHAQKDLPVTIYESEFHVIDGIPQPIFVNASYAIETVEAERISVDHVAHLKPSDGGSAATQLAAHLTGIHSAIKMLNSRIRVLHQYLGAMQKGDIPCDNSLLRQVASLLRSLPAAQSEKFKEDFLMEYNDKLLMSYLAMITNCTSNMNEVVDKFNTAYERNSRRGGRTPFM; encoded by the exons ATGGCGCCTTCTTCCTCGAGCGGCCTGACCTTCAAGCTCCACCCTCTGGTGATGCTCAACATCTCCGATCACTTCACTAGAGTCAAAACTCAGCTCAATCCCCCAGCCTCTTCCTGCGCGACGGGCAATAATAACCCCAGCACCGGCGACGCGACGCTCCCGcaggattttagggtttatgggtGCGTCATCGGTGCCCAGAAAGGACGGACGGTTGagatcttcaacagcttcgaGCTTTTGTTGGATCCTACTACCGATACTCTCGATAGATCCTTCTTAGAGAAGAAGCAAGAGCTCT ATCAGAAGGTGTTCCCTAACTTCTATATATTGGGATGGTACTCTACTGGAAGCGAAGCTAATGAATCTGACATGAGTATCCACAAAGCT CTGATGGACATTAATGAATCTCCTGTTTATGTCCTTTTGAATCCGGCTATCAATCACGCACAGAAGGATCTCCCTGTGACTATCTATGAAAGTG AGTTCCATGTCATTGACGGGATTCCTCAGCCAATTTTCGTGAATGCAAGCTATGCAATCGAG ACAGTCGAAGCTGAGAGAATATCGGTTGATCATGTTGCACATCTTAAGCCATCTGATGGAGGCTCAGCAGCGACTCAAT TGGCTGCTCATCTTACTGGCATACACAGTGCCATCAAAATGCTTAATAGCAGAATCAGAGTGCTTCATCAATATCTTGGCGCAATGCAGAAAG GTGATATTCCTTGCGACAACTCATTACTGAGGCAAGTAGCTAGTTTGCTCAGAAGTCTGCCTGCCGCACAATCCGAAAAATTTAAAGAGGATTTCTTAATG GAGTACAACGACAAATTGCTGATGTCTTACCTAGCAATGATCACAAATTGTACCAG CAACATGAACGAGGTGGTGGACAAATTCAACACTGCGTACGAGAGGAACAGTCGAAGAGGCGGTAGGACTCCATTCATGTAG